From the genome of Pseudomonas bubulae:
ATACCGTTGGAGGCGATGTAGTGCGAGGACTTGTGGGTAATGTCCACCCCCTGGTAGATAATTTGCCCGCCGCTGGCCCGGGGCTGGCCAAAAATCGACATCAGCAACGTGGATTTACCCGCGCCGTTGGAGCCGATCAGGCTTACCGTTTCGCCCTCCTCAATATGCATCGAGACTTTTTTCAGGGCCTGGATCGGCCCGTAGTGAACGTCCAGTTCCTTGAGCTCGAGGATCGTGCCCGTCATATCAGCTCCTCTTCGTCTGCGCCAAGGTAGGCCGCAATCACTTTGGGGTCGTTGCGGATGGCCTCAGGCCCGCCTTCGGCAATCACGTTGCCGTGGTCGAGCACCACGATGTGATCGGAAATGCTCATGACCATGCCCATGTCGTGCTCGATCAACACCACCGTCAGGTCGTGTTCGTCGCGCAGCAGGCGGATCATCCCGCTCAACGCTTCGGTTTCCTGCGGGTTGAGGCCTGCCGCCGGTTCGTCCAGGCAGATGATTTGCGGCCGCGTACACATGGCCCGGGCAATCTCCAGGCGTCGCTGCTGGCCATAGGACAACTCACCGGCCAGGCGATTGGCACAGTCCACCAGGTCAACCACCTCCAGCCAGTAGAAGGCATGATCCAGCGCATCGCTTTCAGCCTTGCGATAGCCCTTGGTATTGAGGATGCCGGCGAGCATGTTGCGGTTGACCCACATATGCTGGGCCACCAGCAGGTTTTCCAATACCGACATTTCCTTGAACAGGCGGATATTCTGGAACGTGCGCGCCAGCCCCGAGCGGTTGACCAGATGTGTTCCGCCGAACATTTTGTAATACAGCCGGCTGGCAAACGCCTTGGGCGATACAAAGTCGCTCAGCCTGAACGGCTCCCCCAGTAGCTTGATCACGTTGGTACGAGTACCGCGGGCATTGAGTTCGATCCTGCCGCCGCTGGCTTTGTAAAAGCCGGTCAAACAGTTGAACACTGTGGTTTTACCGGCACCGTTGGGGCCGATCAGGGCAAAGATCGAGTTGCGTTTGACCTTGAGGCTGACATCGCTCAGGGCCTTGATCCCGCCAAAGTGCATCATCAGTTTGTCGACCGAGAGCACAACATCGTCTTTTGACAATTCGCTCATGGCGCAACCCCCTTGCGTGGCGCAACTCCGACACGG
Proteins encoded in this window:
- a CDS encoding ABC transporter ATP-binding protein codes for the protein MSELSKDDVVLSVDKLMMHFGGIKALSDVSLKVKRNSIFALIGPNGAGKTTVFNCLTGFYKASGGRIELNARGTRTNVIKLLGEPFRLSDFVSPKAFASRLYYKMFGGTHLVNRSGLARTFQNIRLFKEMSVLENLLVAQHMWVNRNMLAGILNTKGYRKAESDALDHAFYWLEVVDLVDCANRLAGELSYGQQRRLEIARAMCTRPQIICLDEPAAGLNPQETEALSGMIRLLRDEHDLTVVLIEHDMGMVMSISDHIVVLDHGNVIAEGGPEAIRNDPKVIAAYLGADEEELI